In the bacterium genome, GGGTCGGCACGGCACCGACCAGCAGCAGGGCGAACAGGATGGTGGGGAGCGCGTGGCGGAACTTCGTCATGACGGGAACTCCTCGCAGCAATCGGGCCGTCCAGGGAACGGACCCGGATGACGCGGCCGCCGGCACCGGCGGTCGGGGCGAGAAGTGCGACGCAGGGGACGTCGGTGTGTGGCGTGTGGGCAAGGAGCCCCGGCGTGGGGCGGATGTCTCGGCCGCGGCTGTGGGCGGGAGCCGGCGGCCGGCGGACCGGATGGGTCCGCCCGGAAATGTCCCCCTCGGGACCGGGCCGCCGCCGCCCCGCGGGGTGCGGCCGCACCGGTCCGTCTGGAGTCATCTTACGGCGGCGGCAGGGAGGCAGCAACACCGATTCGGCGGCACGGTCGCGGCAGTCCGCCGCCGGCGGCTTGACGCCGCCCGGCATCTCTGTTTTCCTGCTCCCGACGACGCCTCCGCCCGCTTCCCGAAGGGACCGACCCGTGGCCACCGCACCGACCCCGTACAAGGGCATCATCCTGGCCGGCGGCACCGGCAGCCGCCTGCATCCGCTCACCCTGACGGTGAGCAAGCAGCTGATGCCGGTGTACGACAAGCCGATGATCTACTACCCGCTGAGCACCCTGATGCTCGCCGGAATCCGCGACATCTGCCTCATCACCACGCCCCAGGACCAGCCGGCTTTCCGCAAGCTCCTCGGCGACGGCGCCGGCTGGGGTCTGAACCTGGAGTACGTCGTGCAGCCCACGCCGGACGGGCTGGCCCAGGCCTTCGTCCTGGCCGAGGAGTTCCTCGCCGGCAGCCCGGCCTGCCTGATCCTCGGCGACAACATCTTCTACGCCCAGGGCCTCTCGCGGAAGCTGCAGGCCACGGCCCAGCGCGAGACCGGCGGCACCATCTTCGCCTACGTGGTCCAGGACCCGCACCGCTACGGCGTGGTCGAGGTGGGCCCCGACGGCCGGGCGATCTCGGTGGAGGAGAAGCCGGCCCGGCCGAAATCGAACTACGCGGCGACGGGCCTGTACTTCTTCGACCGCGACGTGGTGGCG is a window encoding:
- the rfbA gene encoding glucose-1-phosphate thymidylyltransferase RfbA, producing MSPSGPGRRRPAGCGRTGPSGVILRRRQGGSNTDSAARSRQSAAGGLTPPGISVFLLPTTPPPASRRDRPVATAPTPYKGIILAGGTGSRLHPLTLTVSKQLMPVYDKPMIYYPLSTLMLAGIRDICLITTPQDQPAFRKLLGDGAGWGLNLEYVVQPTPDGLAQAFVLAEEFLAGSPACLILGDNIFYAQGLSRKLQATAQRETGGTIFAYVVQDPHRYGVVEVGPDGRAISVEEKPARPKSNYAATGLYFFDRDVVAIARSIRKSARGEYEIADVITAYLERGDLNVEILGRGAAWLDTGTHQSLLDAGQFIRVIEERQSLKIACPEEIAWRMGFIDDARLAALAAPLRNSGYGDYLLHLLEGGR